GTGGTGAGCCCGGTGAGGACGAGGAAGGTCTCCATGCCGGCCTCCAGACCCGCGAGCACGTCGGTGTCCATCCGGTCGCCGATCATGGCGCTCGTCTCGGAGTGGGCGCCGATGGCGTTGAGGCCGGTGCGCATCATCAGCGGGTTCGGCTTGCCCGCGAAGTACGGCTCCTTGCCGGTCGCCTTGGTGATCAGCGCGGCGACGGAGCCGGTCGCGGGCAGGGGGCCCTCGGCCGACGGGCCGGTCTCGTCGGGGTTGGTGCAGATGAAGCGGGCCCCGGCGTTGATCAGCCGGATCGCCTTGGTGAGCGCCTCGAAGCTGTAGGTGCGGGTCTCGCCGAGGACGACGTAGTCGGGGTCGTGGTCGGTGAGGACGTACCCGATGTCGTGCATGGCGGTGGTCAGCCCGGCCTCGCCGATGACGTACGCGGTGCCGCCGGGGCGCTGGTCGTCGAGGAACT
This portion of the Streptomyces changanensis genome encodes:
- a CDS encoding HAD-IIA family hydrolase, translated to MAERKPIESWLTDMDGVLIHEGVPIPGADAFIRKLRDTERPFLVLTNNSIYTARDLHARLYRMGLDVPVRNIWTSALATAQFLDDQRPGGTAYVIGEAGLTTAMHDIGYVLTDHDPDYVVLGETRTYSFEALTKAIRLINAGARFICTNPDETGPSAEGPLPATGSVAALITKATGKEPYFAGKPNPLMMRTGLNAIGAHSETSAMIGDRMDTDVLAGLEAGMETFLVLTGLTTPADIDRYPFRPSSVVDSIADLVERV